One region of Mycolicibacterium rhodesiae NBB3 genomic DNA includes:
- a CDS encoding SDR family NAD(P)-dependent oxidoreductase, which produces MALEQFQLDGQVAIVTGAGRGVGEGIARVLAEAGATVVGTARTTSEVESTIEDIKSAGGKGLALTADALRRDDSERVVQTAVDEFGRIDILVNNVGFATYGPFLSLTSDNLRSTFDYCVTSAFDMSQLVVPHMLEVGRGSIVNISSGAGRFGIRGLLPYSVAKGGLEALTRAMAQELAPKIRVNAIALGAFLTTGLQSSFDLMPGSEEKLKERTPLHRIGDVADLGRLTLYLCTKDCYATNSTFIVDGGLQGPNSELPIPDL; this is translated from the coding sequence GTGGCGCTAGAACAGTTCCAGCTGGACGGACAGGTTGCAATCGTGACGGGGGCCGGGCGCGGCGTCGGTGAGGGCATCGCGAGAGTGCTCGCGGAAGCCGGCGCGACGGTGGTCGGGACGGCACGTACCACCTCAGAAGTCGAATCGACCATCGAGGACATCAAGTCCGCGGGCGGCAAAGGCCTCGCATTGACAGCCGACGCCCTCCGACGCGACGACAGCGAACGGGTCGTGCAAACCGCGGTCGACGAGTTCGGCCGCATCGACATCCTCGTCAACAACGTCGGATTCGCTACATACGGGCCGTTCCTGAGCCTCACCTCGGACAATCTTCGCAGCACATTCGACTACTGCGTGACGTCGGCGTTTGACATGAGTCAGCTCGTCGTCCCGCACATGCTCGAGGTGGGGCGGGGTTCGATCGTCAACATCTCTTCGGGGGCAGGCCGGTTCGGGATCCGCGGACTGTTGCCGTATTCGGTGGCCAAAGGCGGTCTCGAAGCGCTGACGCGTGCCATGGCCCAGGAGCTCGCGCCCAAGATCCGCGTCAACGCGATCGCGCTTGGAGCGTTCCTCACTACCGGCCTGCAGTCGAGCTTCGACCTGATGCCCGGCTCCGAAGAGAAACTGAAGGAGCGGACTCCGTTGCACCGGATCGGCGATGTCGCCGACCTCGGCCGGTTGACGCTGTACCTGTGCACGAAGGACTGCTACGCCACCAACTCGACGTTCATCGTCGACGGCGGTTTGCAGGGACCGAATTCCGAATTGCCTATCCCCGATCTTTGA
- a CDS encoding SDR family NAD(P)-dependent oxidoreductase: protein MGVLDGQTAFILGASAGIAQASAKLLAADGATLFLLGRSTTRLEATRDSILEAVPDAEIVLHKGDPEDEATVKAAAQAAHDVHNRLNIVVGTVASGGTGPLVEQDLATFTDFVMGNLRSNFLALRYAAPLMTDGGSIVFISSTSSKIPMEGLGHYSAGKAALEMLIRVAASELGPRGIRVNAVRPGLTEAATTQGYIHLEELTSSFLERVPLGRLGVSKDIAPGVRYLAGPESSWMTGQSFAIDGGNEVRGAPRGPMFTV from the coding sequence ATGGGTGTTCTTGACGGACAGACTGCTTTCATCCTCGGTGCCTCGGCGGGCATCGCGCAGGCAAGTGCAAAGCTCCTGGCCGCCGACGGTGCCACGTTGTTCTTGCTCGGTAGGTCGACCACCCGCCTGGAAGCGACCCGTGACAGCATCCTCGAAGCTGTCCCCGACGCCGAAATCGTGCTGCACAAGGGCGATCCGGAGGATGAAGCCACCGTCAAAGCCGCGGCGCAGGCCGCCCACGACGTTCACAACCGGCTGAATATCGTCGTTGGCACCGTCGCCTCGGGCGGCACTGGCCCGCTCGTCGAGCAGGATCTGGCCACCTTCACCGACTTCGTGATGGGCAACCTACGGTCGAACTTCCTTGCCTTGCGCTATGCGGCGCCGCTGATGACCGACGGCGGTTCGATTGTTTTCATCTCATCGACGTCGTCGAAGATCCCGATGGAGGGCCTTGGGCACTACTCGGCAGGTAAGGCCGCGCTCGAGATGCTCATTCGGGTCGCCGCCTCGGAGCTGGGGCCGCGTGGGATTCGTGTCAACGCGGTGCGTCCCGGCCTGACCGAGGCGGCCACCACGCAGGGATACATCCACCTCGAGGAGTTGACGAGTAGCTTCCTGGAACGGGTTCCGCTCGGCAGACTCGGTGTGTCCAAGGACATCGCGCCCGGCGTGCGCTACCTGGCCGGCCCGGAATCCAGCTGGATGACCGGGCAGAGCTTCGCCATCGACGGAGGCAATGAGGTCCGCGGCGCGCCGCGCGGACCCATGTTCACGGTCTAG
- a CDS encoding VOC family protein, with translation MGQPLPLLHHVVFAIARERLDGAAEFLTALGFQFQSFDHEELRLAIRLDWDRGFELISPLENAPTEKGTAADFLARNGDGLFSVVVRTADCDAAEHIARGHGVNADFRQHVEGDGFEVTEVKLEPMYGIPLTLLKTNL, from the coding sequence ATGGGCCAACCTCTGCCACTATTGCATCATGTGGTCTTCGCCATCGCACGGGAGCGCCTGGACGGCGCGGCGGAGTTCCTCACCGCGTTGGGGTTTCAATTCCAGTCGTTCGACCACGAGGAGTTGCGATTGGCGATCAGGCTCGATTGGGATCGAGGGTTCGAACTCATATCACCGCTGGAGAATGCACCGACCGAAAAGGGGACCGCGGCCGACTTTCTCGCACGCAACGGCGACGGTCTGTTCTCCGTCGTCGTGCGAACCGCAGATTGTGACGCCGCTGAGCACATCGCTCGGGGCCACGGTGTGAACGCCGACTTCCGACAGCACGTCGAGGGAGACGGATTCGAGGTCACGGAAGTGAAACTGGAGCCGATGTACGGAATCCCCTTGACGCTTCTGAAGACCAACCTCTAG